A window from Solanum stenotomum isolate F172 chromosome 7, ASM1918654v1, whole genome shotgun sequence encodes these proteins:
- the LOC125871017 gene encoding uncharacterized protein LOC125871017 isoform X2, whose protein sequence is MCGRARCSLRPDDIPGACHLNGRRVRHVDMNRYQPSYNVSPGFSVPVVRREDEANDEGAVLHCMKWGLVPSFTKKTDKPDHYRMFNARSETIKEKASFRRLIPKNRCLVAVEGFYEWKKDGSKKQPYYIHFKDARPLVFAALFDSWKNHEGEVIYTFTILTTSASSSFEWLHDRMPVILGNMDAADMWLSGSPSSNIDTLLKPYEESDLAWYPVTAAMGKASFDGPECIKELKTNETRSISQFFSKKGDKDQQGQKSHNKVAEEEILNTDQTESLKQEPESDHVGHLCSPVQPESFTSTTATDIKVEQDFDESGSKQSLTGQTGNPPEKVGTHASDNVKSLKEEESEDIKPKDISPPQEESGDSKTKRYYEELSGDAMPLPKAVNMHIRPSKKKAKGADDKQPTLFSYFGKG, encoded by the exons ATGTGCGGAAGAGCTCGGTGTTCTCTCAGGCCAGATGACATTCCTGGGGCTTGTCACCTCAACGGTCGCCGCGTCCGGCATGTTGACATGAACCG GTATCAGCCGTCGTATAATGTGTCGCCGGGGTTTAGTGTACCAGTGGTAAGGAGAGAAGATGAGGCCAACGACGAAGGCGCTGTTCTTCATTGCATGAAATGGGGTCTTGTTCCCAGCTTCACTAAGAAAACTGATAAGCCTGACCATTACAGGATG TTTAATGCTCGGTCTGAGACAATAAAGGAGAAGGCTTCATTTCGCCGCCTTATCCCAAAGAATAGGTGCCTGGTTGCAGTTGAGGG attttatgAGTGGAAAAAGGATGGGTCAAAAAAGCAACCTTATTACATACATTTTAAGGATGCCCGGCCCCTGGTGTTTGCTGCCCTTTTCGACTCTTGGAAGAATCATGAAG GTGAGGTTATTTATACATTTACTATATTGACAACTTCGGCGTCCTCATCTTTTGAATGGCTCCATG ATAGGATGCCTGTCATTCTTGGAAACATGGATGCTGCTGATATGTGGTTGAGTGGTTCTCCATCATCCAACATTGACACACTATTAAAACCATATGAAGAGTCAGATTTG GCTTGGTACCCTGTGACAGCTGCAATGGGTAAGGCTTCCTTTGATGGACCAGAGTGCATCAAAGAG CTCAAGACTAATGAGACCAGATCAATATCAcaatttttctcaaagaaaggAGACAAAGACCAACAGGGGCAGAAGTCTCATAACAAAGTTGCAGAGGAAGAGATTCTGAATACTGATCAGACAGAGAGCTTGAAACAGGAACCTGAATCAGACCATGTGGGTCATCTGTGTTCCCCAGTCCAACCGGAGAGTTTCACTTCTACTACGGCCACAGACATAAAAGTTGAACAAGATTTCGATGAGTCAGGTAGTAAACAGTCATTGACTGGTCAAACCGGAAATCCACCTGAAAAAGTAGGTACTCATGCTAGCGATAACGTGAAAAGCTTGAAAGAGGAGGAGTCTGAGGATATTAAACCAAAGGACATTTCTCCGCCTCAGGAGGAAAGTGGGGATTCTAAAACGAAGAGATACTATGAGGAGCTCTCAGGAGATGCAATGCCACTTCCCAAGGCGGTCAACATGCACATAAGACCATCAAAAAAGAAAGCTAAAGGAGCTGATGACAAACAACCGACTCTATTTTCTTACTTCGGAAAAGGCTAG
- the LOC125871017 gene encoding uncharacterized protein LOC125871017 isoform X1: protein MCGRARCSLRPDDIPGACHLNGRRVRHVDMNRYQPSYNVSPGFSVPVVRREDEANDEGAVLHCMKWGLVPSFTKKTDKPDHYRMFNARSETIKEKASFRRLIPKNRCLVAVEGFYEWKKDGSKKQPYYIHFKDARPLVFAALFDSWKNHEGEVIYTFTILTTSASSSFEWLHDRMPVILGNMDAADMWLSGSPSSNIDTLLKPYEESDLAWYPVTAAMGKASFDGPECIKELQLKTNETRSISQFFSKKGDKDQQGQKSHNKVAEEEILNTDQTESLKQEPESDHVGHLCSPVQPESFTSTTATDIKVEQDFDESGSKQSLTGQTGNPPEKVGTHASDNVKSLKEEESEDIKPKDISPPQEESGDSKTKRYYEELSGDAMPLPKAVNMHIRPSKKKAKGADDKQPTLFSYFGKG from the exons ATGTGCGGAAGAGCTCGGTGTTCTCTCAGGCCAGATGACATTCCTGGGGCTTGTCACCTCAACGGTCGCCGCGTCCGGCATGTTGACATGAACCG GTATCAGCCGTCGTATAATGTGTCGCCGGGGTTTAGTGTACCAGTGGTAAGGAGAGAAGATGAGGCCAACGACGAAGGCGCTGTTCTTCATTGCATGAAATGGGGTCTTGTTCCCAGCTTCACTAAGAAAACTGATAAGCCTGACCATTACAGGATG TTTAATGCTCGGTCTGAGACAATAAAGGAGAAGGCTTCATTTCGCCGCCTTATCCCAAAGAATAGGTGCCTGGTTGCAGTTGAGGG attttatgAGTGGAAAAAGGATGGGTCAAAAAAGCAACCTTATTACATACATTTTAAGGATGCCCGGCCCCTGGTGTTTGCTGCCCTTTTCGACTCTTGGAAGAATCATGAAG GTGAGGTTATTTATACATTTACTATATTGACAACTTCGGCGTCCTCATCTTTTGAATGGCTCCATG ATAGGATGCCTGTCATTCTTGGAAACATGGATGCTGCTGATATGTGGTTGAGTGGTTCTCCATCATCCAACATTGACACACTATTAAAACCATATGAAGAGTCAGATTTG GCTTGGTACCCTGTGACAGCTGCAATGGGTAAGGCTTCCTTTGATGGACCAGAGTGCATCAAAGAG TTGCAGCTCAAGACTAATGAGACCAGATCAATATCAcaatttttctcaaagaaaggAGACAAAGACCAACAGGGGCAGAAGTCTCATAACAAAGTTGCAGAGGAAGAGATTCTGAATACTGATCAGACAGAGAGCTTGAAACAGGAACCTGAATCAGACCATGTGGGTCATCTGTGTTCCCCAGTCCAACCGGAGAGTTTCACTTCTACTACGGCCACAGACATAAAAGTTGAACAAGATTTCGATGAGTCAGGTAGTAAACAGTCATTGACTGGTCAAACCGGAAATCCACCTGAAAAAGTAGGTACTCATGCTAGCGATAACGTGAAAAGCTTGAAAGAGGAGGAGTCTGAGGATATTAAACCAAAGGACATTTCTCCGCCTCAGGAGGAAAGTGGGGATTCTAAAACGAAGAGATACTATGAGGAGCTCTCAGGAGATGCAATGCCACTTCCCAAGGCGGTCAACATGCACATAAGACCATCAAAAAAGAAAGCTAAAGGAGCTGATGACAAACAACCGACTCTATTTTCTTACTTCGGAAAAGGCTAG